In Melopsittacus undulatus isolate bMelUnd1 chromosome 6, bMelUnd1.mat.Z, whole genome shotgun sequence, the following proteins share a genomic window:
- the B4GALT2 gene encoding beta-1,4-galactosyltransferase 2 codes for MTRLLLGVTLERICKAVLLLCLLHFVIIMILYFDVYAQHLDFFSRFNARNASRTHPFSNSSRPNGTVPSYGPAGAEAPSPSAKPSTNHSTTEKPLQPCQETPPGLVGRLLIEFSSPMSMERVQRENPDVRLGGKYTPTDCLPRQKVAILIPFRHREHHLKYWLHYLHPILRRQKVAYGIYIINQFGEDTFNRAKLLNVGFLEALKDDEEYDCFIFSDVDLIPMDDRNLYRCYEQPRHFAVGMDKFGFRLPYAGYFGGVSGLSKSQFLKINGFPNEYWGWGGEDDDIFNRISLNGMKVSRPDIRIGRYRMIKHERDKHNEPNPQRFTKIQNTKMTMKRDGISSLQYRLVEVSRQPMYTNITVEIGRPPPRLARG; via the exons ATGACCAGGCTGCTCCTGGGGGTGACCCTGGAAAGGATTTGCAAGGccgtgctgctgctctgcctgctccactTCGTTATCATCATGATCCTCTACTTCGATGTCTACGCGCAGCACCTGGACTTCTTCAGCCGCTTCAATGCCAGGAACGCCTCGCGCACACACCCCTTCTCCAACTCCTCCCGCCCCAACGGCACCGTCCCCAGCTATGGGCCGGCTGGAGCTGAGGCCCCGTCCCCCAGCGCCAAGCCCAGCACCAACCACTCCACCACTGAGAAGCCCTTGCAGCCCTGCCAGGAGACACCTCCCGGCTTAG TCGGGCGCCTGCTCATCGAGTTCAGCTCTCCCATGAGCATGGAGCGGGTGCAGCGGGAGAACCCCGACGTGCGCCTGGGTGGCAAGTACACCCCCACGGACTGCCTGCCCCGGCAGAAGGTAGccatcctcatcccattccGGCACCGTGAGCACCACCTCAAGTACTGGCTGCACTATCTGCACCCCATCCTGCGCCGGCAGAAGGTGGCTTATGGCATCTACATCATCAACCAG TTCGGTGAGGACACCTTCAACCGGGCCAAGCTGCTGAACGTGGGCTTCCTGGAGGCGCTCAAGGATGATGAGGAGTACGATTGCTTCATTTTCAGCGACGTGGACCTCATCCCCATGGACGACCGTAACCTCTATCGCTGCTATGAGCAGCCACGGCACTTTGCTGTTGGCATGGACAAGTTTGGGTTCAG GCTGCCGTACGCTGGCTACTTTGGCGGTGTCTCTGGGCTGAGCAAGTCCCAGTTCCTGAAGATCAATGGCTTTCCCAATGAGTactggggctggggaggagaggatGATGACATCTTTAACCG CATCTCCCTGAATGGCATGAAGGTGTCGAGGCCCGACATCCGCATTGGGAGGTACCGCATGATCAAGCATGAACGGGACAAACACAATGAGCCCAACCCGCAGAG ATTCACCAAGATCCAGAACACCAAAATGACGATGAAGCGGGATGGGATCAGCTCGCTGCAGTACCGGCTGGTGGAGGTCTCACGCCAGCCTATGTACACCAACATCACAGTGGAGATCGGCAGGCCACCCCCCCGCCTGGCCCGGGGCTAG